In Pleurocapsa sp. PCC 7319, the following are encoded in one genomic region:
- a CDS encoding 1-acyl-sn-glycerol-3-phosphate acyltransferase → MSHVYQSDAKFLPPQQNPLLTRLIQSIFYIVVYFVYRIRIVVDDRDVAKLKAIADQRVVYLPNHSTLDDGLVVFLLSARLGQLFHYVVAYEAFQGLVGKLMQTVGAYSIRRGVGDRQSIMQTLKILQQPQCKLVIFPEGGCSYQNDTVMPFRSGAVELSFKALKKLYQHESKIPDFYLVPVSLKYQYPDATDDQIDRALSRLEVALALKTTEDDLYLRLRAISARVLTNIETEYHLTPVVEADWNQRIRFLRKHLLNYCEEKLQIVPVTEYPDRERVYKIQSVLAAIPESAKQGEIDYEHIYQTTVRLLNFDAIYDGYVAAKPTPERFFATLDRLEREVFQIDRPKFKGQRRVVVKIGTPINLKEYWSDYQSDSLWRWAEPNRGAWTESNRFANHQDNRNCVQQLDQRPIIDTITQALQQEVQVSLIDNNTYH, encoded by the coding sequence ATGTCCCACGTTTATCAGTCTGATGCCAAATTTTTACCACCACAGCAAAATCCTTTGCTTACTCGTTTGATTCAAAGTATTTTCTATATAGTCGTATACTTTGTTTATCGAATTAGGATCGTCGTTGATGATCGCGATGTTGCCAAGTTAAAGGCGATCGCCGATCAGCGAGTAGTTTATCTGCCTAATCATTCCACGTTGGATGATGGACTAGTGGTATTTCTCTTGTCAGCACGTCTAGGTCAACTCTTTCATTATGTTGTAGCTTACGAAGCTTTTCAGGGTTTAGTTGGAAAATTAATGCAAACGGTAGGAGCCTACTCAATTCGGCGAGGAGTTGGCGATCGCCAAAGCATTATGCAAACCTTAAAAATACTTCAACAACCCCAATGTAAGCTGGTCATTTTTCCCGAAGGAGGTTGTTCCTATCAAAATGATACAGTGATGCCTTTTAGGTCAGGAGCGGTAGAGCTATCTTTTAAAGCGCTCAAGAAACTATACCAACATGAAAGTAAGATCCCCGATTTTTATCTAGTCCCTGTCAGCTTAAAATACCAATACCCTGATGCCACAGATGATCAAATAGATCGGGCTCTAAGTCGTTTAGAAGTTGCTTTGGCACTGAAGACTACGGAAGATGATTTATATTTACGGTTGCGAGCCATATCAGCTAGGGTATTAACCAATATCGAAACTGAATATCATCTAACTCCCGTGGTAGAAGCAGACTGGAATCAGCGAATTCGTTTTCTGAGAAAGCACCTGTTGAATTATTGCGAAGAAAAACTACAAATAGTTCCTGTTACCGAATATCCAGATCGAGAAAGAGTCTACAAAATTCAATCAGTTTTAGCTGCCATTCCAGAATCAGCTAAACAAGGAGAAATAGATTATGAGCATATTTATCAAACTACGGTTCGCCTACTTAATTTTGATGCCATTTATGATGGTTACGTTGCTGCTAAACCAACGCCAGAAAGGTTTTTTGCTACTTTAGATAGACTGGAGCGAGAAGTATTTCAAATTGATCGACCCAAATTTAAAGGGCAACGAAGAGTCGTAGTCAAAATAGGTACGCCCATTAATCTCAAAGAATATTGGTCAGACTATCAAAGCGATAGCCTCTGGCGGTGGGCGGAGCCCAATCGCGGAGCCTGGACGGAGTCCAATCGCTTTGCCAACCATCAGGATAATCGCAATTGCGTTCAGCAACTTGATCAAAGACCGATAATTGATACTATTACTCAAGCCCTACAACAGGAAGTTCAAGTCTCTTTAATTGACAATAATACATACCATTAA
- a CDS encoding NAD(P)/FAD-dependent oxidoreductase: protein MSEKSRICIIGGGFGGLYTALRLSEFPWESEQKPEITLIDKSDRFLFSPLLYELVTEEMQSWEIAPPFAELLTNTGIIFHQGCVTDINIEAKQVTVKDKGIIEYDKLVLSTGGKTPVDIVTGAKEYAIPFRSLDDAYRLQEELRLLEEANPDKIRVAVVGGGYSGVELACKLADRLGEKGRIRIIDRGDQILKDSSDFNRETAIKALEKNHIWQDLETEVAQVDADSISLVYKGQTDTIPVDLVLWTVGNQVPELITKLPLEQNDRGLLEIEPTLQVKGREDIYALGDVADCYDTDGKLLPATAQVAFQQSDYCAWNLWADATNRPLLSFRYQPLGEMMTLGIDNATINGLGLKLDGPFAYVARRLIYLYRLPTLKHQLTVGLNWITQPIVELLSS, encoded by the coding sequence ATGAGCGAAAAATCCCGTATTTGTATCATTGGCGGAGGCTTTGGTGGGTTGTATACTGCTTTGCGTCTTAGCGAATTTCCTTGGGAAAGCGAACAAAAACCAGAAATAACTTTAATTGATAAAAGCGATCGCTTTTTGTTTTCGCCCTTGCTATATGAACTAGTTACCGAAGAGATGCAAAGTTGGGAAATCGCTCCCCCGTTTGCTGAACTATTGACAAATACAGGTATTATTTTTCATCAAGGCTGCGTTACTGATATTAATATTGAAGCCAAACAAGTCACCGTAAAGGACAAGGGAATAATTGAGTACGATAAATTAGTTCTCTCAACGGGAGGTAAAACTCCTGTAGACATTGTGACTGGAGCCAAAGAATATGCTATTCCTTTTCGTTCTCTTGATGATGCCTATCGTCTTCAGGAGGAATTAAGACTACTAGAAGAGGCAAACCCAGATAAGATTAGGGTGGCAGTAGTTGGTGGGGGCTATAGTGGAGTAGAGTTAGCCTGCAAACTAGCAGATCGTTTGGGTGAAAAGGGCAGAATTCGAATTATAGACCGTGGCGATCAAATTCTGAAAGATAGTTCGGATTTTAATCGGGAAACCGCGATCAAAGCTTTAGAGAAAAATCACATTTGGCAGGATTTAGAAACAGAAGTCGCCCAAGTTGATGCTGATAGTATTTCCCTCGTCTACAAAGGACAAACCGATACAATCCCTGTTGATTTGGTGTTGTGGACAGTGGGTAATCAAGTACCAGAGTTGATCACAAAGCTTCCTCTAGAGCAGAATGACCGGGGATTACTCGAAATTGAGCCTACCCTACAAGTAAAAGGTCGGGAGGATATCTATGCCCTTGGAGATGTGGCAGACTGTTACGATACTGACGGAAAATTACTTCCCGCTACGGCACAAGTAGCTTTTCAGCAGTCTGACTATTGTGCCTGGAACCTCTGGGCAGATGCGACTAATCGCCCTTTATTATCCTTTCGTTATCAGCCTTTGGGAGAAATGATGACTTTGGGAATAGACAATGCCACTATTAATGGTTTAGGTCTCAAATTAGATGGACCCTTCGCCTATGTCGCTCGTCGATTAATTTATCTCTATCGTCTGCCAACTTTGAAACATCAGCTCACGGTAGGACTAAACTGGATTACACAACCCATAGTTGAGTTGTTGTCGTCTTAG
- a CDS encoding HAD-IA family hydrolase, producing the protein MTPQSSANTLPKVIFLDAMGTLFDLKSSVGEIYQQYALKYGVKADAQLLNNAFINSFKSAPKLAFTATKQKPIEEQEFDWWKNVVQTTFFQLGLLKQFSDFTDFFREIYTYFATEDPWYVFPDVFPMLQKWKYQKVQLGVISNFDSRLHEVLTVLNLEHFFTTITISSMEGFAKPDQKIFNIALKKHQLIPQQAWHIGDSLIEDYQGAKNVGIRAFWLNRSLSSRKNENQLPNLSSLG; encoded by the coding sequence ATGACACCTCAATCATCAGCTAATACTTTACCCAAAGTTATTTTTTTAGATGCTATGGGTACGTTATTTGATCTTAAAAGCAGTGTTGGCGAAATATATCAACAATATGCGCTTAAATATGGTGTAAAAGCAGATGCTCAATTACTTAATAATGCTTTTATCAATAGCTTTAAATCTGCTCCGAAACTAGCATTTACTGCAACTAAACAAAAGCCAATCGAAGAGCAAGAGTTTGACTGGTGGAAAAATGTTGTTCAAACAACTTTTTTCCAACTTGGTCTTCTAAAACAATTCAGTGATTTTACTGATTTTTTTAGGGAAATTTATACTTATTTTGCTACAGAAGACCCGTGGTATGTTTTTCCTGATGTATTTCCTATGCTTCAAAAATGGAAATATCAAAAAGTTCAATTAGGAGTTATTTCTAACTTTGATAGCCGCTTACATGAGGTACTAACAGTCTTAAATTTAGAACATTTCTTTACTACTATTACAATTTCTTCGATGGAGGGATTTGCTAAACCTGACCAAAAAATTTTTAATATTGCTTTAAAAAAACATCAGTTAATTCCTCAACAAGCATGGCATATTGGAGACAGTCTTATTGAAGATTATCAAGGAGCAAAAAACGTGGGGATTAGAGCATTTTGGTTAAACCGTTCTTTATCTTCACGGAAGAACGAAAATCAGCTACCCAATTTAAGTAGTCTGGGATAA
- a CDS encoding Hpt domain-containing protein — MDTANQQRILGYFIEEAKEHLQTLEQGILQLSTAVRDAETVNEMFRAAHSVKGGAAMLGYTSIQKTAHRLEDSFKILKDNPVDVDHKLETLFLNGYDHLQDLIERLESSADFSDNDAVEILQQAESNFALLDQYLQQLLSGGGSDSVSISQQVTTILKQMLQLFKQPDSPESRQKLHISCQHLSEIAPEETNWQQLVTTTQKAITNKKYPYGTIAKVVIQEIKQAGDYLNSGQIDKLVPSRNLQQLAATAVETSGAISATVTIPTDPQGAALALIKTFNKQQISQIFQIIKSRI; from the coding sequence TTGGATACAGCTAATCAGCAAAGAATACTGGGATATTTTATAGAAGAAGCGAAAGAGCATCTCCAAACTCTTGAGCAAGGTATCTTGCAGCTATCTACAGCTGTTCGTGATGCAGAAACTGTCAATGAAATGTTCCGAGCGGCTCATTCGGTCAAGGGTGGGGCAGCAATGTTAGGTTACACTAGCATCCAAAAAACTGCTCACCGTTTGGAAGATTCATTTAAGATTCTTAAGGATAATCCAGTTGATGTCGATCACAAATTAGAGACACTGTTTCTCAACGGATACGATCACCTCCAAGATTTAATTGAACGCTTAGAAAGTTCTGCCGATTTTAGTGATAATGATGCTGTAGAAATCCTACAGCAAGCAGAATCTAACTTTGCTCTATTAGATCAATATCTACAGCAGCTATTGTCAGGGGGGGGCTCAGATAGCGTCAGTATTAGCCAGCAAGTAACAACAATCCTGAAACAAATGCTGCAATTATTTAAGCAGCCTGACAGTCCAGAAAGTCGTCAAAAATTGCATATTTCCTGTCAACATCTCAGTGAGATAGCTCCAGAAGAAACCAATTGGCAACAATTAGTAACTACTACCCAAAAGGCAATCACTAACAAAAAATATCCCTATGGAACTATTGCCAAAGTAGTTATTCAAGAGATCAAACAAGCTGGTGATTATTTAAATTCTGGACAAATAGATAAGCTGGTTCCCAGTAGAAATCTACAGCAACTTGCGGCAACTGCGGTCGAAACTTCAGGTGCTATTAGTGCTACTGTGACTATACCCACTGATCCTCAAGGAGCAGCATTAGCCCTGATTAAGACTTTTAACAAACAACAAATTTCTCAGATATTCCAGATTATTAAAAGCCGTATATAG
- a CDS encoding Gfo/Idh/MocA family protein → MQSNFSQQQQNGGARNLSKPLKIGVIGVGNMGQHHARILSLLKDIELVGVSDANLARGIEIASQYQTHFYENYQELLPHIDAVCIAVPTKIHHQVGVDCLKAGVHTLIEKPIAASIAEAESLVNLAAETGCILQVGHIERFNPAFQELSKVIQTENILALEARRQSPYSNRANDVSVVLDLMIHDIDLLLELSASPVVKLTASGSTSSDSGNLDYVTATLGFASGVVATLTASKVTHRKIRCLAAHCQNSLIETDFLKNEILIHRHQQQNLQPEQKPMLYRQDGITEKVYTSNVEPIYAEIEHFVSCISGGERPSVGGEQALKALRLASLVEQMALDGQIWHSLEEQQKIDSPAISIS, encoded by the coding sequence GTGCAATCAAATTTTTCTCAGCAACAGCAAAATGGCGGAGCTAGGAACCTTTCTAAACCTCTGAAGATTGGGGTGATTGGGGTAGGGAATATGGGACAACATCATGCTCGTATTCTCAGTTTGCTTAAAGATATTGAGTTGGTAGGAGTATCTGATGCCAATTTGGCAAGAGGTATCGAAATCGCCAGCCAATATCAAACTCATTTCTATGAAAATTACCAAGAATTATTACCTCATATAGATGCAGTCTGTATTGCTGTTCCCACAAAAATTCATCATCAGGTAGGAGTTGATTGCCTTAAAGCTGGCGTTCATACTTTAATTGAAAAACCGATAGCTGCTTCCATTGCTGAAGCAGAATCATTGGTCAATTTAGCTGCCGAAACTGGTTGTATTTTGCAGGTAGGTCATATTGAAAGATTTAATCCTGCATTTCAGGAATTAAGCAAAGTTATCCAGACCGAAAATATCCTCGCCCTGGAAGCACGTCGTCAAAGTCCCTACTCTAATCGAGCTAATGATGTTTCAGTCGTCTTAGATTTAATGATTCACGACATCGATTTGTTGTTGGAGTTGTCTGCTTCACCAGTAGTTAAGCTAACTGCTAGTGGTAGTACGTCCAGTGATTCGGGCAATTTGGATTATGTGACTGCTACTCTGGGTTTTGCCAGCGGAGTAGTAGCAACTCTCACTGCTTCCAAAGTTACTCATCGTAAGATTCGTTGTCTGGCGGCACATTGCCAAAATTCCTTAATTGAGACTGATTTTCTCAAAAATGAAATTTTAATTCATCGTCATCAACAGCAAAACTTGCAGCCGGAACAAAAGCCAATGCTATATAGACAAGATGGTATTACAGAAAAGGTTTATACCAGCAATGTCGAACCAATATATGCTGAAATTGAGCATTTTGTGAGCTGTATTAGTGGTGGGGAACGCCCTTCTGTTGGTGGAGAACAAGCCCTCAAGGCACTGCGTTTGGCCAGCTTAGTTGAGCAAATGGCATTAGATGGTCAAATTTGGCATTCATTAGAAGAGCAGCAAAAAATTGATTCCCCTGCTATCTCAATTTCTTAA
- a CDS encoding iron uptake porin, with protein MIKIKHPALIGTVALLHTVLFSGNSTVSAQEVDLSNPDAIANYADLADPLQSDANVESSADNSLGQVTNVNQLRDVAPTDWAYEALRSLVDRYGCIAGFPNQTYRGSQALTRYEFAAGLNSCLNQIERLIASSESVSQEDLDAIQRLTQEFEAELATLGGKVDELESRTAFLEDNQFSTTTQLQGEVVFNLAEAFGDDIDSETTFSERVRLQLVSSFTGKDKLFTRLTTGNIGNSFQDETGTREGRFAFDGPGDNSITIDRLHYNFPLLNDNLKVTAMAGLAAHHFYAETFNSGLDVGGGANGALTRFGERNPIYRQGIANSSAGIGATYSFGDFVEVSGGYISPTASDPNDANGLFNGSFSALGQIAVTPIEPLKIGFTYVRGYDNEQAGLDDAGDPAGFRGSFLWGATGTNFANFRGVGVTNEPIATNSFGAQFQFDITPTISVRGWGGFTDANIINSGGNDDNGDADIWNYAGALVVSDLIKEGSMAALIVGAEPYLTSIDADGDGNDETITNDVPIHLEALYKYQLNDNISITPGLIWLATPNQDSNNDDIFIGALRTTFTF; from the coding sequence ATGATTAAGATCAAGCACCCCGCTTTGATCGGTACCGTAGCATTATTGCACACAGTTTTGTTTTCTGGTAATTCTACCGTCTCGGCTCAAGAGGTTGATCTATCTAATCCAGATGCGATCGCCAATTATGCAGATTTAGCCGATCCCCTACAGAGTGATGCCAATGTCGAGAGTTCAGCTGACAATTCTCTGGGTCAGGTTACTAACGTAAATCAATTACGAGATGTTGCTCCCACAGATTGGGCTTATGAGGCTTTAAGGAGTTTAGTAGATCGTTATGGCTGTATTGCTGGTTTTCCCAACCAAACCTATCGAGGTAGTCAAGCCCTAACACGATATGAATTTGCAGCAGGTTTGAATAGCTGTTTGAATCAAATCGAGCGTCTGATAGCCTCCAGCGAATCTGTGAGTCAGGAAGATTTAGATGCTATACAACGATTGACTCAGGAATTTGAGGCAGAATTAGCTACTCTAGGGGGGAAAGTTGACGAGCTGGAAAGCCGAACAGCTTTTCTCGAAGATAATCAGTTTTCGACAACTACCCAACTTCAAGGAGAAGTGGTGTTCAACTTGGCAGAAGCTTTTGGGGATGACATAGACTCAGAAACAACTTTCAGCGAAAGAGTCCGTCTCCAGCTAGTTAGTAGTTTTACAGGTAAAGATAAGCTATTTACTCGTTTAACTACCGGAAATATTGGCAATTCTTTCCAGGATGAAACAGGTACGCGGGAAGGTCGCTTTGCCTTTGATGGTCCTGGCGATAATAGTATTACTATTGACCGTCTCCACTACAATTTTCCATTACTTAATGACAATCTGAAGGTCACTGCCATGGCAGGCTTGGCTGCTCATCACTTCTATGCTGAAACCTTCAACTCCGGTTTAGACGTTGGTGGTGGTGCTAATGGTGCGTTAACTCGTTTTGGTGAGCGTAACCCTATATATCGTCAGGGAATTGCCAATTCATCCGCTGGTATTGGTGCGACTTATTCCTTTGGAGACTTTGTAGAAGTTTCTGGGGGATACATCTCTCCTACTGCATCCGATCCTAATGATGCTAACGGTCTTTTTAACGGTAGTTTCTCTGCTCTGGGTCAAATCGCTGTTACTCCCATTGAACCTCTGAAAATTGGTTTTACCTATGTTCGAGGTTATGATAACGAGCAAGCGGGACTGGATGATGCCGGAGATCCTGCTGGATTTCGCGGTTCTTTCTTATGGGGTGCTACTGGTACTAACTTTGCCAATTTCCGAGGCGTAGGTGTTACGAATGAACCGATAGCAACAAACTCTTTTGGTGCGCAATTCCAGTTTGATATTACCCCAACAATTAGTGTTCGTGGCTGGGGTGGCTTTACTGATGCCAACATTATCAATAGCGGTGGTAATGATGATAATGGCGATGCCGATATTTGGAACTACGCTGGTGCATTGGTAGTATCAGACCTGATCAAAGAAGGTAGTATGGCAGCCTTAATTGTTGGTGCTGAACCCTATTTAACATCAATTGATGCTGATGGTGATGGTAACGATGAAACTATTACTAATGATGTTCCTATTCACCTTGAAGCTTTATATAAGTATCAGCTAAACGATAACATTTCGATCACTCCTGGTCTTATTTGGCTTGCTACTCCCAACCAAGATAGCAACAATGATGATATCTTTATCGGTGCTTTGAGAACTACATTTACTTTCTAG